One stretch of Microvirga lotononidis DNA includes these proteins:
- the frr gene encoding ribosome recycling factor yields MATTFDLADVKRRMQGAINAFKNDLASLRTGRASPNLLDPIQIDAYGSLMPITQVATINVPEPRLLSVQVWDRGMVAAVEKAIRESDLGLNPQTEGQVIRLRIPEMNEQRRKEMVKVAHKYAEEAKIAVRHVRRDGLDLLKKLEKDSTISEDDGKRHADQVQKATDQFVAEIDGLLVSKEKEIMHV; encoded by the coding sequence ATGGCCACGACCTTTGATCTCGCCGATGTGAAGCGCCGCATGCAGGGCGCCATCAACGCTTTCAAGAACGACCTGGCTAGCCTTCGCACCGGGCGCGCCTCCCCGAACCTTCTCGATCCCATTCAGATCGACGCCTATGGCTCCCTGATGCCGATTACCCAGGTCGCCACGATCAACGTTCCGGAACCGCGCCTTCTGAGCGTCCAGGTTTGGGACCGGGGCATGGTGGCCGCCGTCGAGAAGGCGATCCGGGAGTCGGATCTCGGCCTCAATCCGCAGACGGAGGGTCAGGTGATCCGCCTCCGCATCCCCGAGATGAACGAGCAGCGCCGCAAGGAGATGGTGAAGGTCGCTCATAAATACGCCGAGGAGGCGAAGATCGCCGTTCGCCACGTGCGCCGCGATGGGCTCGATCTGCTCAAGAAGCTTGAGAAGGACAGCACGATTAGCGAGGATGACGGCAAGCGTCATGCTGACCAGGTTCAGAAGGCCACCGATCAGTTCGTAGCCGAAATCGACGGGCTTCTGGTGTCCAAGGAAAAGGAAATCATGCACGTCTGA
- a CDS encoding 30S ribosomal protein S2 produces the protein MALPDFSMRSLLEAGAHFGHQAHRWNPKMGQYIFGTRNNIHIIDLAQTVPMLHRALQAVSDTVAKGGRVLFVGTKRQASDAVADAAKRSAQYYVNSRWLGGMLTNWKTISGSIQRLRKVDEILAGGGQGLTKKERLMLAREKEKLERALGGIKDMGGTPDLIFVIDTNKEQLAIQEAKRLGIPVAAIVDTNCDPDGITFPVPANDDAGRAISLYCDLIARAALDGISRGAGAMGIDIGESENPMAEELPANDTAVAAYEGEQFERLAAPRGAPDDLTKLNGVGPQLEKKLNEAGIFHYWQLAAMQSGDVAQLDKDLKLNGRLERDGWINQARSMIEAAAA, from the coding sequence ATGGCGCTTCCCGATTTCTCGATGCGCAGCCTGCTTGAGGCTGGCGCTCACTTTGGCCACCAGGCTCACCGTTGGAACCCGAAGATGGGGCAGTACATCTTCGGCACCCGCAACAACATCCACATCATCGACCTTGCCCAGACGGTTCCGATGCTGCACCGTGCCCTCCAGGCCGTCAGCGACACGGTGGCCAAGGGCGGTCGCGTGCTTTTCGTCGGCACCAAGCGTCAGGCTTCCGATGCGGTCGCCGACGCGGCCAAGCGTTCGGCCCAGTACTATGTCAACTCCCGCTGGCTCGGCGGCATGCTGACCAACTGGAAGACGATCTCCGGCTCGATCCAGCGCCTGCGCAAGGTCGACGAGATCCTCGCCGGCGGCGGCCAGGGCCTCACGAAGAAGGAGCGCCTCATGCTCGCCCGTGAGAAGGAAAAGCTTGAGCGCGCTCTCGGCGGCATCAAGGACATGGGCGGCACGCCCGACCTGATCTTCGTCATCGATACCAACAAGGAGCAGCTGGCGATTCAAGAGGCCAAGCGCCTCGGCATCCCGGTGGCTGCCATCGTCGACACGAACTGCGACCCGGACGGCATCACCTTCCCGGTTCCGGCCAATGACGACGCCGGCCGCGCGATCTCGCTCTATTGCGACCTGATCGCCCGTGCCGCACTCGATGGCATCTCCCGTGGCGCCGGCGCAATGGGCATCGACATCGGTGAGTCCGAGAACCCGATGGCCGAGGAGCTTCCGGCGAACGATACAGCTGTTGCCGCCTATGAAGGTGAGCAGTTCGAGCGTCTGGCGGCTCCCCGTGGCGCTCCCGACGACCTGACCAAGCTGAACGGCGTCGGCCCGCAGCTCGAGAAGAAGCTCAACGAGGCCGGTATCTTCCACTACTGGCAGCTGGCAGCCATGCAGTCGGGCGATGTCGCTCAGCTCGACAAGGACCTGAAGCTGAACGGCCGCCTCGAGCGCGACGGCTGGATCAACCAGGCCCGCTCGATGATCGAAGCCGCTGCTGCGTAA
- the tsf gene encoding translation elongation factor Ts — protein sequence MANITAAMVKELRETTSAGMMDCKAALAETNGDMEAAIDWLRKKGLSKAAKKAGRVAAEGLVAVESSGHTATILEVNSETDFVARNDQFQAFVREAAKIGLMGNGTIESLEAASFPGSSTTVKDRLQELIATIGENMTLRRIAKLEVSKGVIASYVHNAVSEGLGKIGVLVALESEGDVDALSTLGRQIAMHVAATSPVALDASGVDQATIERESAILRDKNAGKPDHVMQKIIESGLKSYFKEVTLLEQPFVHDPSKTVTQVLKEAESKAGKPVTLKAFVRYALGEGIEKEEAPDFAAEVAAQAGLKA from the coding sequence ATGGCGAACATTACCGCTGCGATGGTGAAAGAGCTGCGCGAGACGACCAGCGCCGGCATGATGGACTGCAAGGCCGCTCTCGCCGAGACCAACGGCGATATGGAGGCCGCGATCGACTGGCTCCGCAAGAAGGGCCTGTCGAAGGCCGCCAAGAAGGCCGGTCGCGTCGCTGCCGAAGGCCTCGTGGCCGTCGAGTCTTCCGGTCACACCGCCACGATCCTCGAAGTCAACTCCGAGACGGACTTCGTCGCCCGCAACGACCAGTTCCAGGCCTTCGTGCGCGAAGCCGCCAAGATCGGCCTGATGGGCAACGGCACCATCGAGTCGCTCGAAGCTGCCAGCTTCCCGGGCTCCTCCACGACCGTGAAGGACCGCCTGCAGGAGCTCATCGCCACCATCGGCGAGAACATGACCCTGCGTCGCATCGCCAAGCTCGAAGTATCGAAGGGCGTGATCGCCTCCTACGTGCACAACGCCGTCAGCGAAGGCCTCGGCAAGATCGGCGTTCTCGTGGCGCTCGAGTCCGAGGGCGATGTCGATGCGCTCAGCACGCTCGGCCGTCAGATCGCCATGCACGTGGCCGCCACCAGCCCGGTGGCTCTCGATGCCTCCGGCGTCGATCAGGCGACCATCGAGCGCGAAAGCGCGATCCTGCGTGACAAGAACGCCGGCAAGCCGGACCATGTCATGCAGAAGATCATCGAGAGCGGCCTGAAGAGCTACTTCAAGGAAGTCACGCTCCTGGAGCAGCCCTTCGTTCACGATCCTTCGAAGACCGTGACCCAGGTCCTCAAGGAAGCCGAGTCCAAGGCCGGCAAGCCGGTGACCCTCAAGGCCTTCGTCCGCTATGCCCTCGGCGAGGGCATCGAAAAGGAGGAGGCTCCGGACTTCGCGGCCGAAGTGGCCGCCCAGGCCGGTCTCAAGGCCTAA
- a CDS encoding isoprenyl transferase: MSGEAKRTAPILAQREAVEGMPSHVAIIMDGNGRWAAQRGLPRFEGHRKGIEAIRRAVRTATDLGIGYLTVYSFSAENWRRPVDEVSYLMGLLKRFVRHDLAELHANNIRVRIIGEREGLASDIRLLLDEAEHLTRSNTGLTLVIAFNYGGRQEIVGAMRALALKVKEGTLDPADIDMATVGLALDTHDIPDPDLVIRTSGEQRVSNFLTWQTAYSEFVFLPCFWPDFDETAFRSAIDEYFRRDRRFGGLSVRAG; this comes from the coding sequence ATGAGCGGCGAAGCCAAGCGGACGGCTCCCATCCTCGCCCAGCGAGAGGCGGTCGAGGGGATGCCAAGCCATGTTGCCATCATCATGGATGGAAACGGACGCTGGGCCGCACAGAGAGGGCTGCCCCGGTTCGAGGGGCATCGGAAGGGGATCGAGGCGATCCGCCGTGCGGTGCGAACCGCGACGGATCTCGGCATCGGGTACCTGACGGTTTACAGCTTCTCGGCCGAGAACTGGCGGAGGCCCGTCGACGAGGTCTCCTACCTCATGGGCCTGCTCAAACGCTTCGTCCGGCACGATCTGGCCGAGCTTCACGCCAACAACATCCGCGTCCGGATCATCGGAGAGCGCGAGGGATTGGCCTCCGACATTCGCCTGCTGTTGGACGAGGCGGAGCATCTCACCCGGTCCAATACGGGCCTGACGCTCGTTATCGCGTTCAATTACGGCGGGCGCCAGGAGATCGTGGGCGCCATGCGGGCTCTTGCCCTCAAGGTGAAGGAAGGGACGCTCGACCCCGCCGATATCGATATGGCCACGGTCGGGCTAGCCCTTGATACCCATGATATTCCCGATCCGGATCTGGTCATCCGGACCTCGGGCGAGCAGAGGGTATCGAACTTCCTGACGTGGCAGACGGCCTATTCCGAGTTTGTCTTCCTGCCCTGTTTCTGGCCGGATTTCGACGAGACCGCGTTCAGGTCCGCCATTGACGAATATTTCAGGCGCGACCGCCGGTTCGGCGGCCTGAGCGTTCGGGCGGGCTGA
- the dnaE gene encoding DNA polymerase III subunit alpha has product MARILHDIGFVHLHVHSSYSLLEGALKVAQLAKLAAADKQPALALTDTNNLFGALEFSEKLAGSGIQPIAGVQLSVCFEEPDPVARVVPQPSNIVLLAQNEEGYRNLMRLVSHAYFGVPLGEDPRVMAPVLSAHSEGLIALTGGFSGPLDCALRNGARQDLAQARLDLLKNAFGHQLYVEIQRHSLEDQRLIEGELLALADRNGLPIVAANEPFFPSSKDYEAHDALLAIAEGQIVSNPDRRRLSPEHHFKTRQQMMELFADLPDALQASVEIAMRCATRVRTRKPILPNFGTGPDAAALDEGEELKRQAEEGLEKRLAAHGPAPGLTEQDYRDRLAYEIGIIRNMKFPGYFLIVSDFIKWAKDHNIPVGPGRGSGAGSLVAYALTITDLDPLRFALLFERFLNPERVSMPDFDIDFCVEGRERVIEYVQQRYGEEQVAQIITFGTLLARGVIRDVGRVLEMPYGQVDKLTKLVPQNPANPVTLAQAIEGEPKLQAAIDEEPVVKRMLDIAQKLEGLHRHASTHAAGVVIGDRPLQELVPLYRDPKTGMRVTQFNMKWVEQAGLVKFDFLGLKTLTVLRTAVDLIRRKGIEVDLSALPLDDRKTYEMLRRGETVGVFQVESAGMRKALVEMETDRFEDIIALVALYRPGPMANIPVYCARKLGKDEHNKKDWYPHDKLEPILRETFGIIVYQEQVMEVAKVLSGYSLGDADLLRRAMGKKIKAEMDAQRERFVSGAKEGGLDKGKSNEIFDLLAKFADYGFNKSHAAAYALVAFQTAYLKANHAVEFLAASMTLDLDNTDKLSEFRREAQRLGFKVIPPSINRSGVVFDVQYDQEGKGQILYALAAVKGVGRQAIEAVVEARGDEPFKDLADFARRINPKAINKRTLENLIAAGAFDELEPDRAKACASIDAMMSLAQQSHEAANGGMMDMFGGVAAAGVQLRIGPYEPWPSAERLQREYDAIGFFLSGHPLDEYGDLLKKLRVQTWMEFCRSVRAGNSVGRVAATILDRQERRTKTGNKMGILTLSDQTGQFEAIIFSEGLQRLRDVLEPGSAVVLMLQAGLEGEEVRARIGMAEPLDEAVAKHQKSMRIFLRDERPITSVFERLKARGEGEVSLVLILDDGDREVEVKLPGKYMATPQIAGALRAVPGVVDVHVN; this is encoded by the coding sequence ATGGCGCGCATTCTTCACGATATCGGTTTCGTCCATCTGCATGTCCATTCCTCGTACTCGTTGCTCGAGGGGGCGCTGAAGGTCGCGCAACTGGCCAAACTCGCCGCGGCGGATAAGCAGCCGGCCCTCGCACTCACTGACACCAACAATCTCTTCGGTGCCCTGGAGTTTTCCGAGAAGCTCGCGGGTTCCGGCATCCAGCCCATAGCGGGCGTTCAGCTGTCCGTCTGCTTCGAGGAGCCGGATCCGGTTGCCCGCGTGGTGCCGCAGCCGTCGAACATCGTGCTGCTCGCGCAGAACGAGGAGGGTTATCGCAACCTCATGCGTCTCGTGAGCCACGCCTATTTCGGCGTGCCTCTGGGCGAGGATCCGCGCGTGATGGCGCCGGTGCTCTCGGCTCACAGCGAGGGGCTGATCGCCCTGACAGGCGGTTTCTCGGGGCCCCTCGATTGCGCCCTGCGCAACGGGGCGCGTCAGGACTTGGCGCAGGCCCGGCTTGATCTCTTGAAGAACGCCTTCGGCCACCAGCTCTATGTCGAGATCCAGCGCCATAGCCTCGAGGACCAGCGCCTGATCGAAGGAGAGTTGCTCGCGCTGGCGGATCGAAACGGGCTGCCCATCGTGGCGGCAAACGAACCCTTCTTCCCGTCGTCCAAGGACTACGAGGCGCACGACGCTCTGCTCGCCATCGCCGAAGGGCAGATCGTCTCGAATCCGGATCGCCGCCGTCTGTCGCCGGAGCATCACTTCAAGACGCGCCAGCAGATGATGGAGCTGTTCGCGGATCTCCCTGACGCGCTCCAGGCCAGCGTCGAGATCGCCATGCGCTGCGCCACGCGCGTGAGAACCCGCAAGCCCATCCTGCCGAATTTCGGAACCGGTCCCGATGCGGCTGCGCTGGACGAGGGCGAGGAGCTGAAGCGGCAGGCGGAAGAGGGGCTCGAGAAGCGCCTCGCCGCTCATGGTCCCGCGCCGGGCTTGACCGAGCAGGATTACCGCGACCGGCTCGCCTATGAGATCGGCATCATCCGGAACATGAAGTTCCCGGGTTACTTCCTGATCGTGTCCGACTTCATCAAGTGGGCGAAGGATCACAACATTCCGGTGGGGCCGGGCCGTGGCTCGGGTGCGGGCTCGCTCGTCGCCTATGCGCTCACCATCACCGATCTCGATCCTCTGCGGTTTGCTCTGCTCTTCGAGCGCTTCCTCAACCCGGAACGCGTCTCGATGCCGGACTTCGATATCGACTTCTGCGTCGAGGGGCGCGAGCGCGTCATCGAATACGTGCAGCAGCGCTACGGCGAGGAGCAGGTCGCTCAGATCATCACCTTCGGTACGCTGCTCGCCCGTGGCGTGATCCGCGACGTCGGCCGCGTGCTCGAAATGCCTTACGGCCAGGTCGACAAGCTCACCAAGCTCGTGCCGCAGAACCCGGCCAATCCGGTGACGCTCGCGCAGGCCATCGAGGGCGAGCCGAAGCTGCAGGCGGCCATCGACGAGGAACCGGTCGTCAAGCGAATGCTCGACATCGCGCAGAAGCTCGAAGGCCTGCACCGGCACGCCTCGACCCACGCCGCTGGCGTGGTGATCGGCGACCGTCCCCTCCAGGAACTGGTGCCGCTCTACCGAGACCCGAAGACCGGGATGCGCGTGACCCAGTTCAACATGAAATGGGTCGAGCAGGCGGGCCTGGTGAAGTTCGACTTTCTGGGCCTCAAGACTCTTACCGTTCTGCGCACGGCGGTCGATCTCATTCGCCGAAAGGGCATCGAGGTCGACCTTTCGGCTCTGCCGCTCGACGATCGCAAAACCTACGAGATGCTTCGGCGCGGCGAGACGGTCGGCGTGTTCCAGGTGGAATCGGCGGGCATGCGAAAAGCGCTCGTCGAGATGGAGACCGACCGCTTCGAGGACATCATCGCCCTCGTGGCACTCTACCGTCCGGGCCCGATGGCGAACATCCCGGTCTATTGCGCACGCAAGCTCGGCAAGGACGAGCACAACAAGAAGGACTGGTACCCCCACGACAAGCTGGAGCCGATCCTGCGCGAGACCTTCGGTATCATCGTGTACCAGGAGCAGGTGATGGAGGTGGCGAAGGTCCTCTCCGGATACTCGCTCGGCGACGCCGACCTTCTGCGCCGCGCCATGGGTAAGAAGATCAAGGCCGAGATGGACGCGCAGCGCGAGCGCTTCGTCTCCGGCGCGAAGGAGGGCGGCCTCGACAAGGGGAAGTCGAACGAGATCTTCGACCTGCTCGCCAAGTTCGCAGATTACGGCTTCAACAAGAGCCACGCGGCAGCCTACGCGCTGGTCGCGTTCCAGACGGCCTATCTGAAAGCCAATCATGCGGTCGAGTTCCTCGCCGCATCGATGACCCTCGATCTCGACAACACCGACAAGCTGTCGGAATTCCGACGCGAGGCTCAACGCCTCGGCTTCAAGGTCATCCCGCCGTCGATCAACCGTTCCGGCGTCGTCTTCGACGTGCAGTACGATCAGGAGGGCAAGGGGCAGATTCTGTATGCTCTTGCGGCCGTGAAAGGCGTTGGTCGGCAGGCCATCGAGGCCGTGGTCGAGGCGAGGGGCGACGAGCCCTTCAAGGATCTCGCCGACTTCGCCCGGCGCATCAATCCGAAAGCCATCAACAAGCGCACGCTCGAAAACCTCATCGCGGCCGGCGCCTTCGACGAACTGGAGCCGGACCGCGCGAAGGCTTGCGCATCCATCGACGCGATGATGAGCCTCGCCCAGCAATCGCATGAGGCGGCCAATGGCGGCATGATGGACATGTTCGGCGGCGTCGCCGCGGCCGGCGTGCAGCTGCGGATCGGACCCTACGAGCCCTGGCCCTCCGCCGAGAGGCTGCAGCGGGAATACGACGCCATCGGGTTCTTCCTCTCAGGCCATCCGCTCGACGAATACGGCGATCTTCTCAAGAAACTCCGCGTCCAGACCTGGATGGAGTTCTGCCGTTCTGTAAGGGCGGGCAATTCCGTGGGGCGCGTCGCCGCCACCATCCTCGACCGGCAGGAGCGCCGGACCAAGACCGGCAACAAGATGGGCATCCTCACCCTGTCGGATCAGACCGGACAGTTCGAGGCCATCATCTTCTCCGAGGGGCTCCAGCGCCTGCGCGACGTTCTCGAACCCGGATCCGCCGTGGTCCTGATGCTCCAGGCCGGTCTCGAAGGCGAAGAGGTGAGGGCGCGGATCGGCATGGCCGAGCCCCTGGACGAGGCCGTCGCCAAGCACCAGAAGAGCATGCGGATCTTCCTGCGCGACGAGCGGCCGATCACGAGCGTCTTTGAGCGCCTCAAGGCCCGGGGCGAGGGGGAGGTTTCCCTCGTCCTGATCCTCGACGACGGCGACCGGGAGGTCGAAGTCAAGCTCCCCGGCAAGTACATGGCCACCCCCCAGATCGCCGGTGCTCTCCGCGCGGTGCCGGGGGTCGTGGACGTCCACGTGAACTGA
- the pyrH gene encoding UMP kinase — translation MATFRRILVKLSGEALMAPDGYWLDTQILSSLAEDLAQATRAGFEIAVVIGGGNIIRGARMSAAGWIDRPTADSMGMLGTVMNSLAVETALNAAGVPARTMSAVSMPTICETYARQPALHHLDKGQVVVLAGGTGNPFFTTDTAAVLRAAELRCDAVLKATQVDGVYSADPKKDPSAIRFDRLTHDEAIAKDLKVMDTAAFALARESKLSIIVGSVHAPSSVTALLQGKVPSTIVAP, via the coding sequence ATGGCAACGTTCCGGCGCATCCTGGTGAAGCTTTCCGGTGAGGCCTTGATGGCTCCCGACGGCTACTGGCTCGACACTCAGATCCTGTCCTCCCTGGCCGAGGATCTGGCCCAGGCGACGCGGGCCGGCTTCGAGATTGCCGTCGTCATCGGCGGCGGCAACATCATTCGCGGCGCCCGCATGAGCGCCGCCGGCTGGATCGACCGACCCACGGCTGACTCGATGGGCATGCTCGGAACGGTCATGAACTCCCTTGCCGTCGAGACCGCCCTCAATGCGGCAGGCGTGCCGGCCCGCACCATGTCGGCGGTCTCCATGCCGACAATCTGCGAGACCTATGCCCGCCAGCCGGCCCTCCACCACCTCGACAAGGGGCAGGTCGTGGTCCTGGCGGGCGGTACCGGCAACCCCTTTTTCACGACCGATACCGCTGCCGTCCTGCGTGCCGCCGAGCTCCGCTGCGACGCGGTTCTGAAAGCGACGCAGGTGGACGGCGTCTACTCGGCCGATCCGAAGAAGGACCCTTCAGCTATCCGATTCGACCGTCTGACCCATGACGAGGCAATCGCCAAGGATCTGAAGGTCATGGATACGGCTGCGTTCGCCCTGGCGCGCGAGAGCAAGCTCTCCATCATCGTCGGTTCGGTGCACGCTCCCAGCTCGGTAACGGCTCTTCTCCAGGGGAAAGTGCCCTCGACGATCGTCGCCCCTTGA